From the genome of Triticum aestivum cultivar Chinese Spring chromosome 3B, IWGSC CS RefSeq v2.1, whole genome shotgun sequence, one region includes:
- the LOC123071949 gene encoding uncharacterized protein isoform X1: MHGLCRQGTHKSKSACYQKLMSMKEKFGSCANMGREQIEENLKIKGNERFRKMAAGRVLVLHKGRRAGTRGSLEASPTPMSCWQPWRHQGQSLKKQASHT, encoded by the exons ATGCACGGTCTCTGCAGGCAAG GAACACATAAAAGTAAATCAGCGTGTTATCAGAAACTCATGAGCATGAAAGAGAAATTTGGATCATGTGCGAACATGGGTAGAGagcagatcgaggagaacttgAAGATTAAAGGCAATGAAAG GTTCCGTAAAATGGCAGCGGGTAGAGTTCTTGTCCTGCACAAAGGAAG ACGCGCCGGCACCCGTGGATCGCTGGAAGCCTCACCGACACCCATGTCTTGCTGGCAGCCGTGGCGGCACCAGGGGCAAAGTTTGAAGAAACAGGCCTCGCACACCTGA
- the LOC123071949 gene encoding uncharacterized protein isoform X3 has protein sequence MHGLCRQGTHKSKSACYQKLMSMKEKFGSCANMGREQIEENLKIKGNERSIHISIRTRTIKFKALMVDWRKSKEV, from the exons ATGCACGGTCTCTGCAGGCAAG GAACACATAAAAGTAAATCAGCGTGTTATCAGAAACTCATGAGCATGAAAGAGAAATTTGGATCATGTGCGAACATGGGTAGAGagcagatcgaggagaacttgAAGATTAAAGGCAATGAAAG GTCTATACACATTAGCATCCGAACCAGAACAATCAAGTTCAAAGCTCTCATGGTTGACTGGAG AAAATCAAAGGAGGTGTGA
- the LOC123071949 gene encoding uncharacterized protein isoform X2, whose translation MHGLCRQGTHKSKSACYQKLMSMKEKFGSCANMGREQIEENLKIKGNERFRKMAAGRVLVLHKGRDSSTSTCLRNTMFDHQDRFVPSTDL comes from the exons ATGCACGGTCTCTGCAGGCAAG GAACACATAAAAGTAAATCAGCGTGTTATCAGAAACTCATGAGCATGAAAGAGAAATTTGGATCATGTGCGAACATGGGTAGAGagcagatcgaggagaacttgAAGATTAAAGGCAATGAAAG GTTCCGTAAAATGGCAGCGGGTAGAGTTCTTGTCCTGCACAAAGGAAG GGATAGTTCCACCAGTACATGCTTGAGGAACACTATGTTTGACCACCAAGATAGGTTTGTGCCAAGTACTGATTTGTGA